One stretch of Tepidibacter hydrothermalis DNA includes these proteins:
- a CDS encoding alanine/glycine:cation symporter family protein, protein MLSILEKIVSVGNTILWQYVLIVLLISMGLYFTFKSNFVQFKFLGEMFKLLGDGASNSSDKKHGVSSFQAFCISTASRVGTGNLAGVALAISIGGPGAVFWMWLIALIGAASSFVESTLAQIYKVKDKSGYRGGPAYYMEKALNKRWMGVLFSILITLCFGLVFNAVQSNTISLAFEEAFGLNRMIMGLTLATVTAIIIFGGVTRIAKVAELIVPVMAVAYIFVAIFVIIKNITLVPSIFSLILSSAFGMKAAVGGGIGAALMQGIKRGLFSNEAGMGSAPNAAATAHVSHPVKQGLIQTLGVFTDTLLICSSTAFIILLSGAYSTEGLTGIQLTQTALSSQVGSWGNTFIAACILLFAFSSIIGNYYYGETNIEFINTKKIYLLIYRLSVVGMVVFGSVAKVQIVWDMADLFMGLMALINLIAISQLGKIAFAALKDYAAQKKEGKDPVFYSDSIEGLNNLECWESSTEAKKA, encoded by the coding sequence ATGTTGAGTATTTTAGAAAAAATAGTTTCCGTAGGAAACACTATACTTTGGCAATACGTTCTTATAGTTTTACTTATTTCAATGGGTCTTTATTTTACATTTAAGTCTAACTTTGTTCAGTTTAAATTTTTAGGAGAAATGTTCAAACTATTAGGAGATGGAGCTAGTAATTCATCTGACAAAAAACATGGTGTTTCTTCATTTCAAGCGTTTTGTATAAGTACAGCTTCTAGAGTTGGTACTGGTAACTTAGCTGGTGTTGCATTAGCTATTTCTATAGGTGGTCCTGGTGCTGTATTCTGGATGTGGCTTATAGCATTAATAGGTGCTGCGTCAAGTTTTGTTGAAAGTACTTTAGCTCAAATTTATAAAGTTAAAGATAAAAGCGGATACCGCGGTGGTCCAGCTTATTATATGGAAAAAGCCTTAAATAAAAGATGGATGGGAGTTTTATTTTCAATATTAATAACTCTATGTTTCGGTCTTGTTTTCAACGCAGTACAGTCAAACACTATTTCACTTGCTTTTGAAGAAGCATTTGGATTAAATAGAATGATAATGGGATTAACTTTAGCTACAGTTACAGCAATTATAATATTCGGCGGAGTTACAAGAATTGCAAAGGTTGCAGAGTTAATAGTTCCTGTAATGGCTGTGGCTTATATCTTCGTTGCTATATTTGTAATTATCAAAAACATAACTTTAGTACCATCAATATTCTCACTTATTTTAAGCAGCGCATTTGGTATGAAAGCTGCTGTAGGTGGTGGAATTGGTGCTGCCCTAATGCAAGGTATTAAAAGAGGTCTTTTCTCTAATGAAGCCGGTATGGGATCTGCTCCAAATGCAGCTGCAACAGCACATGTATCTCATCCAGTTAAACAAGGTTTAATTCAAACTCTTGGAGTATTTACTGATACACTTTTAATATGTAGTTCAACTGCATTTATAATACTTCTTTCTGGTGCTTATTCAACAGAAGGTTTAACTGGTATACAACTTACACAAACTGCTTTAAGTTCTCAGGTAGGTTCTTGGGGAAATACTTTTATAGCTGCTTGTATTTTACTATTTGCATTCAGTTCTATAATAGGTAATTACTACTACGGAGAAACTAATATAGAGTTTATAAACACTAAGAAAATTTATTTATTAATATACAGATTATCAGTTGTAGGTATGGTTGTATTTGGTTCAGTTGCTAAAGTTCAAATAGTTTGGGATATGGCAGACTTATTCATGGGCCTAATGGCGCTAATAAATCTAATAGCTATTTCTCAACTTGGTAAAATAGCATTTGCAGCATT